The segment TCCTCTGAATGTTGACTTTTTTGCGCCCAGCATCATGCTGGTTTCATCTCACTTTTTTAGGTCACTTATCTACTACCTTATAATAAGTACTGCTTATGGCAGTAATAATTGCAGCCCTATTTACTTTTGTTTTGTCATATTCAACTACCGTATTGGCATTTTCATAACTGGCATTGACCGAAATAATGCCATTGAGTTTACTTACCTTACCTTCCACAGGTGCTTCACATCCTGCGCAGGTCATTCCTTCTACAACAAATACCTCCTTAACAATATTTGATTGTGAGACATAGACTATTTCTTTTTTGGGTTGGCTGTAAAATACCTCGGAGTAATTTGGAAAAGCCAGCATGAGGCCTGCAAATAATGTTACACCTAATAAAAACTTCTTTGTCTGCAAAAAAGATTGTTTTTCATCTTCTGCACATCCGCAGTCGCTTTCAGCTTCTTTTCGGGACCTCAACTTTCGATACCAGGCCAGGCCCAGGATTAAAACCGTGAGAGCAATTAAATAAGGCCGGAAAGGTTCCATCCACGAGAAGGTAGTTGCCATGCCACTTGTACCTGCTACGAGGGCAAGAACTGGTGCAATACAGCATAAAGAAGCCGCTATAGCTGCTACTACTCCGCCAAAAGCAGCTTTATTGTATTTATTTTGGGATGTATCCATTTTAAGCGGATTTTTTTAATGATTTAATTGAAGTGAAGATGTTATTCAAAATCTGAGTTTCAGATTTTACCAGCGAATAATACAAAGTTTGTCCCTCCCTTCTGGAAGCAATAAAGCCCGCATCCTTCATTTTCCGGATATGTTGTGAAATCGCTAAGCATACTCATTTTCAAAATGTCTGCTATATCACAGGGGCATAATTCATTCTCCATATTTAAAAGGAAGAGAATCTTCAAACGCACATCATTACCACAATAGACAAGAGTTTAGTCATTTGCCGGAAACCGTTGTCCAAATTTCCAATTGTGGCTTGACAATTTAAAAGCTGTGCATGGTTAGCTTCAGCACGTGTACAGGTAATTTCAAGTTTCATAAGTTGTTTTAAGGCTGTTAATATAAAATTTATTTCTTATTTAAGCAAATTATTAAATATGGATGAAAAGAATACTTAATACATTTACCTTTGTCCAATAAATTTTTTCCGGGACACTGTTTCGGGAAAACTACTCATAAGTCCTGCCTATTTAAATTCTTAGAAATTCATCAAAAGAAAACCGCAAAGTCTCTCTCTTTTTTTGAAGTTCATTTTTTGCAATCCAATTGCAAGTTTTTTTTTATTACTTTTGTGCCCATATGAAAATATTAGCAACCACTTTTTTGTCCTTCATTTTCTTGTTCCAATCTTCGGGACCAGTAATGGATTGGTGTTGTGAGTTACTAAAAATACCAAATCTTGTTGAGCACTATAATGAACAAACAGCAGGTAGCGGTATTGGCTTTATTGAATTTCTAGACTACCACTACGGAGATCAGAAAAATTTGAATAGACACCAGGACGATGGACATGACGGCGAACTCCCCTTACAGGGCCATCATGTATGTTCTCATGGATTTTCGTTTGTTAACTCAGATACTTTTGAGCTAGCTGTAATTGAACCTTTAGAGGATCAAAGTATAAGTGTTTTTTACCAGCCCCCGTTTTCTTCTGCCGCCCTAGGCGGAATTTTTCAACCTCCCCAAGTTTAATTTCCTTTATTTATAGGATACTTATATCCTAATGTCATTGATCACTTCAATGGCTTACCCTCTTTTTTATAACTGAATTAAACTTTTTTACATGATTAATAAGATCATTGGATTTTCTATAAACAACAAGTTTATAGTGGGTCTACTTACATTGGCTCTAATTGGAGCCGGAATCTGGTCTATGATGACCGTGAACCTAGGTTCGGTTCCTGATATTACAAATAACCAGGTACAGGTTATTACCCAATCTCCCAGCTTAGGTACTGAAGATATTGAACAATTTGTCACCTATCCCGTCGAGTTGGCTATGGGAAACCTTCCCGGGGTAATAGAATTAAGGTCCGTTTCCCGCTTCGGACTCTCCGTTGTAACCATTGTTTTTGAAGATGACATGGGCACCTATTTGCCCCGGCAACTGGTTCAGGAAAAATTGACCGAGCTGCAGGAAACCATTCCGGAAAATTTTGGCAGCCCCACTATGGGACCAATTTCTACTAGTTTGGGACAGATATATGAATATACCGTTCAGCCGCTACCAGATTATGAAGAGGAGTATACTCCTACGGAGCTTCGAAGCATTCAGGATTGGATAATCAAGAGACAGTTAACCTTGCTGGAAGGTGTCGTGGAAGTGAATTCATTTGGTGGATACATCAAGCAGTACGAAGTAGCTATTAGCCCTGAGAAATTAAATGCGCTGGATGTAAGCATCTCCCAGGTATATGAGGCCCTGGCCCGGAATAATGTAAATACTTACGGAGCCTATATAGAAAAAAACAAAATGTCCAACTTCATTCGTGGAGAAGGCCTTATCCAGTCTTTAGATGACATCAGGAAAATAGTTGTCACCAATGAAAATGGCACTCCTGTTACCATTGGGGATATAGCCGAAGAAGTGGGTTTTGGAAGTCAGGTGCGTTATGGTGCTTTTACCCAGGATGGAGAAGAAGCCGTAGGAGGTATTATTATGATGTTGAAAGGTTCCAATCCTAATGCAGTGATACAGAGGGTCCAGGAAAGGATGGCGGAGGTAGAAAGCTCCTTGCCGGAAGGTCTTGAAATAAGACCTATCATTGACCAAAGTGCCCTTATTGGCAGAACTACTGATACTGTAACTAAAAACCTGCTGGAAGGTGCTTTGATCGTAATCTTTGCATTGGTATTCCTGTTGGGGAGTTTGCGTGGAGGTTTAATTACTGCAACCACCATTCCTCTTTCTTTACTGTTTGCATTTATCCTAATGAAACAGTTTGGGGTTTGGGCAAACTTAATGAGTTTGGGTGCCATTGACTTCGGGATAATCATTGACGGTGCGGTTATTATCATAGAAGGTGCCGTTTATGAAATCCATAAAAGGGTTAAAGCCGGAAAAGTTAAATTTAATCAGGCTGTCATGGACGAGGTAGCTTACGACTCTGGAAGCACTATGATGGGCTCGGCCTTTTTCGGCCAGGTTATCATTCTTATTGTGTTTGCGCCCATCCTGTTCCTAACAGGAGTGGAAGGAAAAATGTTCAAGCCCATGGCCTACACCTTCGGGTTTGCAATGATAGGTGCCATCATCTTGTGCCTCACCTACGTACCTATGATGACTGCATTGTTTATGAAGCCAATTCAAAACAAGAAAAACTGGTATGGCAAGTTAGAACGCTGGCTGGAAAAAGTTAGTGATAAAATTATTGGTGGTATCCATCGGGCCTACCTTCCGCTCTTAAAAGCGTCCCTTCGCCTCAAAGCTGCGGTTATCATAGGATCTATCGTTTTATTGGGGGCTGCAGGTTACATTTTTTCCACGATGGGGGGAGAATTTATTCCGCAGCTTGATGAAGGGGACATTGCCATGCAAGCTTTAATTCGTCCAGGTAGTTCATTAAATGAATCTATTGAAGTCTCTAAAAAAATTGAGACCTTACTGTTGGACAACTTCCCGGAAATAGAAACAGCAACAGCCCGAATTGGGGTGGCCGATATTCCTACCGATCCCATGCCGATGGATATAGCAGATATGTACATAATTCTCGAAAAAGACAGGGACAAATGGGTATCTGCTGATAGCAAAGAAGAACTTATTGAACAAATCAGGGACCTGCTGGACAAGCATCTCACAGGTGTCAATCTGGTTTTTACCCAGCCTATAGAGCTTAGATTTAATGAGCTTTTGGAAGGGGTAAGAGAAGATATTGCGGTAAAACTCTATGGGGAGGATTTAGAAGTTCTTTCTACTAAAGTCCAGGAAATGGCAGAGATTATTCAAACCGTACCCGGAACAGGAGATGTAAATGCAGAGAGAACTTCTGGTCTCCCACAAATGACGGTACGCTATAATCGGGACAAGTTAGCACAGTATGGACTGGAAATCGAAAAAATAAATGAATATATAAATACCGCTTTTGCAGGTGGAGTAGCCGGGGTTGTTTTTGAAGGAGAAAGGCGTTTCGATTTGGTAGTGCGCTTTGATGAAGAGCACCGACAGAGTATTGAAGATATACGGACCTTATACATTGATCTGCCTAATGGTACCCAGGTTCCAATTAATGAAGTAGCCGATATAAGTTATATACCAGGACCGATGCAAATTTCCAGGGACGACACCTATCGAAGAACATACGTTGGGGTAAATGTGAGGGGCCGTGACGTAGAGTCGGTGGTCAATGACATCCAGGCAAAACTGGATGCCGAACTGGATTTACCCCCGGGATACTACATTGAATACGGGGGGGAATTTGAGAACCTTCAAAGTGCCAAAGACCGCCTGGTTATAGTGGTGCCAATCGCCTTATTCCTGATTTTTGTACTACTTTATTTTGCACTTGGATCTTTTTCGCAATCTATCATGATCTATATGGCCATTCCATTAGCGGCCATTGGGGGTATTTTCGCCCTCTGGCTCCGGGACATGCCGTTCAGTATTTCGGCAGGTGTAGGCTTTATCGTGCTCTTTGGAGTGGCAGTTCTTAATGGGCTGGTGCTGGTGAACCGTTTCAATTCCTTGAAAGAAGAAGGCGTAACCAGTATCAAAGACCGGATTTTTATGGGTACCAAGGAACGAATTAGGCCGATTATGCTTACAGCGGTAACAGATATTTTAGGGTTCATGCCTATGGCATTTTCCACATCAGCAGGAGCAGAGGTACAGCAGCCATTAGCTACAGTAGTAATTGGAGGAATGCTTACAGCTACCCTTCTCACCCTTGTGGTGTTGCCAGTCCTTTATACTTTAATAGAAAATATGAAAAATAAAAGAAATAATGATAATGGGTTTGCTCCGGTTCCAGCTATTTTAGTGGTCTTGCTTTCCATTGGAGGCTTAATTGGTTTTAGCACCCCTGCACAGGCACAGGAAAACAATTCTTTACAGGAAAATTTTCCGGCTCAGACTGAGACAATTGTCCAACAGGATTCTTTGTCAAGCCTCTCGTTAGAAGAGGCCAAAAAACTTGCTATAGAAGCTTTTCCGAGAATAAGAGCCGCTGCCCTGGAGATAGAAAGCCAGCAGGCTTTAAAGAAAACAGCCTGGGACCTGGGAAATACGCAAATATTTACCGGGGCGGAAGAAATTAACAACGGTTCGGGTAATGCTGACCTTGGGGTTTATACACAAATCGGGGTTCAGCAGCAGAATATCGACATCTTCGGGATTGCCCCTCGCCTGAGGTTGCAGAAAGAAAGAGTGGCCCTTGCTAAAGAAGCCCTTGATCTTTCCATTCTTGAAGTAGAGCTGGAGGTAAGTCAGGCCTGGGCTTCGGTGTATGCTGCTAAAAATGAATATGAAACATTGAGGAGTCTGGATTCAGCCTTTACCGATATTGAAAGGGCTGCACAGATCAGGCTGGAAACCGAGACTATTTCCAGGCTAGAATACCTGGCTACAGTAAACCAGGGCAATGAGGTTGAAATACAAAAAGAGCAGGCATATCGGGATTATTTAAGTGCCCTGCAGCGATTCAACCTGTGGTTTGCCAGTGACACACTTTATACGGTACCTAATGTTCCTGCCGATCAGTTTGATGAGCCCATAAGTGAATTACTGCAACCCCTTGGGAATCATCCCCTGCTCAATGTGTATGAGCAACGGGTAGAGGTGGCTGATGCAACTATAAGGGAAAGGCGATCGCAGTTTCTTCCGAAATTTCAGGCGCAGTACGGTAGACAAAAAATCGACGGGCAGACAGGCTTCTACCAGTATCAGGTTGGCATCAGCATTCCTTTGTTCTTTGGACCCGAGCTGGGGAGGACACAATCTGCCAGGATAGACAGGGAAATAGCTGAGGCAAATTTACAGCAAACGCAGTTTGAGCTAAAGACAGCTTATGCTGAGGCACGCGAAGAATACCTGAAGTGGCTTAATTCCTGGACATATTATCAGGAAGAAGCGCTCCCATTAGCCATAGAGCAACGGACAGGAGCCATTATCGCTTATCGGGAGGGAGCTATTGACTATGTGACTTTCCTGCAAAACATCCGGGATGCTGTACGGATAGAAGTAAATGCCTGGGACGCATTGGGCAATTATCTCGACAGCCGCTCTCAACTCGAATATTATATAAATACTTCGGAATAAAACAATTAATTAATAGACAAAGATATAAAAATGAAAAAGCACATTTTAAAACTGTTCACACTGCTCATTACGGTAACCTTCCTTTCTGCCTGCAACGGCGGAGAAGGCGAAGAAGCTGCCGGATCAGGCGAAGGTAATACTACCGAAGAAGCCGGTCATATGCCGGAGAAGAAGCGGGGCACGAAGAAGGAGAAGAAGGCGGGATGGGGGAAGTGCATCTCTCCGAGCTCAAGTTCAACAGCCTGGACATAAAAGTGGACACTTTGCCCACCCGGCCACTTTCCGAGGTAGTGGAAGCTACAGGGCAACTGGAAGTACCGCCACAGTACGAGGCTACCGTAACCGCTACTTTAGGCGCCAACGTGACTTCTATTGAAGTTATTGAGGGGGATGAAGTTAGAAAAGGCCAAACCCTGGCGTATCTTTCCCACCCTAACCTCACCAGGTTACAGACTGATTATATGACAGCTTATAGTCGTATGCAGAACCTGGAACAAGAATTTAATCGCCAGCAAAGGCTGTACGAACAGGAAGTTGGTTCGGGTAAAATGTTTCAACAGGCACAGGCTGATTATCGGGTGGTACAGGCAGAAGTAAAAGGCCTGGAGTCACAGCTAAGACGGTTAAACCTAAATGTTGCGTCCATACGAGAAGGAAATATTAATGAGAATATACCTGTGGTAAGTCCAATCCAGGGGAACATTGAAGATGTTAGTGTGCAGATAGGACAATATGTTGATCCTCAAACCGAGCTATTCGAAGTGATTAATACCGAACATGTACATGCCGATTTAATGGTATTTGCCAAAGATGTATACAAGATTAAAGAAGGGCAAAAGGTTTTACTTCAAATGGAATCCATACCAGGAAGATCTTATACTGCTGAGATCTATTCCGTCGGTAAAAAGTTCGAGCAAAATCCCAAAGCTGTTCACGTTCATGCAGAGATACAGGAGGAAACAGGAAACCTTGTTCCAGGTATGTATATCAACGGAAGGATTATTACAGGCGCTCAGTACGGAGGTGACGGCTTTGCCCGAAGGGGCGGTAGTGGAGGAAGAAGGGAAATCCTACATCTTCATTGCTGAAAAGCACGAGGAAGATGGGGAAACCGAGTGGTCGTTTAAGTAGGTGGAAGTAGTGACAGGAGAAGAAAATGAAGGCTGGGTTGAAATTAAACTCCTGGAGCCACTACCGGAAGGGGCTAAAGTGGCCTGGAACAATGCATATTACCTAATAGCAGAGATGAAGAAGAGCCAGACTTCTCATGGGCATTAAAATAAGTTATTTTTTGGAACCTGGCTTGTCCGCAACTGTTTGTCTTAATACAGGGCAGGCCGGGTTTAAAAAAAGAGTTAAAATAATAAAATTATTACAAAATGAAAGAAATAAAAGCATTTATAAAACCAAAAAGAGTTCAAAAAGTAGTTGAAGCCCTTAGTGATAATGGATTTAAAAGCATGACCCTTTCACAGGGGGAAGGAACCGTGCATTTAAGACGAAAGGAGCCAGTCCTTCACTGGATTTTCGCATTACAGATAGTCCTGTGATAAAATTGGAGCTGGTATGCCAGAATGAAGAAGCTCAGAAAGCTATAGACATCATAGTCGAAAATGGAAAGACAACGGACCCGGGCGACGGGATCATCTACGTTTCTGATATCGAAGATGCCTTCCAGATAAAAACCGGAAAATCCATAAAGAGATTTGATTGACGGAGAGCAACAACAATAAAATAAGTCCTGTAAAGGAAGTTCTAACTGTTTGTCTTACTAATCGGATTTCCTTTTCAGGCACAATTTACGGTATTGATGTGAAATATAAATCCAAAATGAAGGAGCTTGAAAAATTACTGACTGAAAAAAAAGTAAGGGCAACGGCCATGCGGTTGTTGGTCCTTAAAACACTGCAAAAACAAAAATTCACGGTGAGTTTACAGGATTTAGAATCGGTTTTTGAAAAGGCCGACAGAATAACCCTGTACCGTACGCTAAAAACTTTTGAGAGAAAAGGTTTGATACACAGTATAGTGGACGGGACCGGAACAACCAAATATGCATTATGCGAAGAAGGTTGTGAATGCGCCCCCGAAAATATGCACGTACATTTTTATTGTCAAAACTGCCGGGAAACCTTTTGCCTGCCCAAATCAAAAGTCCCCGAAGTGCCCTTGCCGGAGCATTTTGTATCAAAGGAGGCAGAGTTGTTGGTAAAAGGGGTTTGCGGCAAATGTTCAGGCTAAAAAAATGCAATTTCATTGCAGGTTTTTAAATGTACCTTTGGAATAAGCTGTTTTTGAGGATTTAAAAGAAAAATATTATGGGCGATTGTTGCGGTAGCGGTGCATGTTCAACAGGGGGGGTAGCCCCCAATAAAACTAAAAGTGGTTTTTTCCAAAAGTATGGGGAATACGGTTTGGCAATTACCGCTTTTCTTCTTTTGGCCGTAGGTATTGTCTTAAAAGAAGTTGTGGCCCCTAACTGGTTTACGGCACCTCTTCAACTATTGTTTTTTGGCCTGGCCTATCTGCCTGTGGGCGGGCCTGTATTGTGGAAAGCCATCACGCAAATAGGGAAAGGAAATATCTTTAACGAATTTTTCCTGATGGGAATTGCCACCATAGGTGCTTTTTTGTTGGGCGAGTATGCCGAGGGCGTTGCGGTAATGCTGTTTTATTCCGTGGGCGAATTGTTCCAGGGGGCCGCGGTAAACAAGGCAAAAAAATCCATTGAAAGTTTGTTGAAAATCCAGGCCGAGGAGGTGGCTGTCGTGGAAGCAGACGGAACTATAAAAATCGTGCACCCGTCCACGGTGGCGATTGGTAGTATTATCCAGGTAAAACCGGGAGAGAAGGTAGCCATTGACGGAATCTTGATTTCTGAAAAGGCCACTTTCAACACCGCGGCACTTACTGGCGAACCCGCACCAGATCGTAAATACGAGGGCGAAAAGGTTTTGGCCGGAATGGTCAATTTGGAAAACTTGAGCGCCATAAAAGTCACCAGCCGTTTTGAGGACAGCAAACTCTCAAAAATTTTGGAAATGGTACGGGAAGCGGCTTCCCGAAAGGCAAAAACCCAACGTTTTATTACCCGTTTTGCTAAAATTTATACCCCCATTGTGTTTTTGCTGGCCACTGCGATCACTTTGCTACCGTACTTTTTTATGGAAACCTATGTTTTTGGGGAATGGCTTTACCGGGCCCTGGTATTTTTGGTGGTATCATGCCCCTGTGCCCTGATGATCTCCATTCCTTTGGGATATTTTGGCGGTATTGGCGCGGCTTCCCGCAACGGCATTCTTTTTAAAGGTTCCAATTACCTGGACCAGATGCGGAAGGTGGACACCGTGGTGATGGACAAAACCGGCACCCTTACCAAAGGGGTTTTTGAAGTGCAGCACATCAAGACCGTGGAATTTGACCGGGAGTTCATATTGAACCTGGTGACAAGCCTCGAAAGCAGCTCCAATCATCCCGTAGCCAGGGCGGTGACCGCTTATTGTGCTGGTTTGGGCTACAAAGCAGTTCGGGTGGAGCAGGCAGAAGAGATTTCCGGGATGGGGATGAAAGGACAGGTAGAAGGATTTAACATATTGGCTGGAAACACTAAGCTATTAAAAAAATATGGTATCCCCTATGATACGGAAATAGACGATTTTGCGGAAACAACGGTAGTGATAGCCATCAACGAAAAGTATTGTGGCTTTATTACCATTGCAGATGAAATAAAAGAAGATGCGAAATTGGCCGTGGATGAATTGCGCCAGCTTGGGGTAAAAAACCTGGTCATGCTCTCCGGCGATAAAGAGAAGGTAGTGCAGGCACTCGCCCGGGAGCTGGGGCTGGACCTGGCTATTGGTGGTTTGCTGCCCGAAGGAAAGATCAAGGAAGCCGAAAAGTTAAAAAAAAGATCGGCTATGTTGGCTTTTATCGGTGACGGGAT is part of the Antarcticibacterium sp. 1MA-6-2 genome and harbors:
- a CDS encoding heavy metal translocating P-type ATPase; translated protein: MGDCCGSGACSTGGVAPNKTKSGFFQKYGEYGLAITAFLLLAVGIVLKEVVAPNWFTAPLQLLFFGLAYLPVGGPVLWKAITQIGKGNIFNEFFLMGIATIGAFLLGEYAEGVAVMLFYSVGELFQGAAVNKAKKSIESLLKIQAEEVAVVEADGTIKIVHPSTVAIGSIIQVKPGEKVAIDGILISEKATFNTAALTGEPAPDRKYEGEKVLAGMVNLENLSAIKVTSRFEDSKLSKILEMVREAASRKAKTQRFITRFAKIYTPIVFLLATAITLLPYFFMETYVFGEWLYRALVFLVVSCPCALMISIPLGYFGGIGAASRNGILFKGSNYLDQMRKVDTVVMDKTGTLTKGVFEVQHIKTVEFDREFILNLVTSLESSSNHPVARAVTAYCAGLGYKAVRVEQAEEISGMGMKGQVEGFNILAGNTKLLKKYGIPYDTEIDDFAETTVVIAINEKYCGFITIADEIKEDAKLAVDELRQLGVKNLVMLSGDKEKVVQALARELGLDLAIGGLLPEGKIKEAEKLKKRSAMLAFIGDGINDAPVITLADIGVAMGGLGSDAAIETADVVIQNDQPSKTATAIRISKATNRIVWQNIGLAFGVKFLVLSLGAFGMANMWEAVFADVGVTLLAILNAVRIQKMDFPAKKISETKVLDKTVAHSPKRKTNTEKEFA
- the merTP gene encoding mercuric transport protein MerTP, yielding MDTSQNKYNKAAFGGVVAAIAASLCCIAPVLALVAGTSGMATTFSWMEPFRPYLIALTVLILGLAWYRKLRSRKEAESDCGCAEDEKQSFLQTKKFLLGVTLFAGLMLAFPNYSEVFYSQPKKEIVYVSQSNIVKEVFVVEGMTCAGCEAPVEGKVSKLNGIISVNASYENANTVVEYDKTKVNRAAIITAISSTYYKVVDK
- a CDS encoding efflux RND transporter periplasmic adaptor subunit, giving the protein MGEVHLSELKFNSLDIKVDTLPTRPLSEVVEATGQLEVPPQYEATVTATLGANVTSIEVIEGDEVRKGQTLAYLSHPNLTRLQTDYMTAYSRMQNLEQEFNRQQRLYEQEVGSGKMFQQAQADYRVVQAEVKGLESQLRRLNLNVASIREGNINENIPVVSPIQGNIEDVSVQIGQYVDPQTELFEVINTEHVHADLMVFAKDVYKIKEGQKVLLQMESIPGRSYTAEIYSVGKKFEQNPKAVHVHAEIQEETGNLVPGMYINGRIITGAQYGGDGFARRGGSGGRREILHLHC
- a CDS encoding CusA/CzcA family heavy metal efflux RND transporter, translated to MINKIIGFSINNKFIVGLLTLALIGAGIWSMMTVNLGSVPDITNNQVQVITQSPSLGTEDIEQFVTYPVELAMGNLPGVIELRSVSRFGLSVVTIVFEDDMGTYLPRQLVQEKLTELQETIPENFGSPTMGPISTSLGQIYEYTVQPLPDYEEEYTPTELRSIQDWIIKRQLTLLEGVVEVNSFGGYIKQYEVAISPEKLNALDVSISQVYEALARNNVNTYGAYIEKNKMSNFIRGEGLIQSLDDIRKIVVTNENGTPVTIGDIAEEVGFGSQVRYGAFTQDGEEAVGGIIMMLKGSNPNAVIQRVQERMAEVESSLPEGLEIRPIIDQSALIGRTTDTVTKNLLEGALIVIFALVFLLGSLRGGLITATTIPLSLLFAFILMKQFGVWANLMSLGAIDFGIIIDGAVIIIEGAVYEIHKRVKAGKVKFNQAVMDEVAYDSGSTMMGSAFFGQVIILIVFAPILFLTGVEGKMFKPMAYTFGFAMIGAIILCLTYVPMMTALFMKPIQNKKNWYGKLERWLEKVSDKIIGGIHRAYLPLLKASLRLKAAVIIGSIVLLGAAGYIFSTMGGEFIPQLDEGDIAMQALIRPGSSLNESIEVSKKIETLLLDNFPEIETATARIGVADIPTDPMPMDIADMYIILEKDRDKWVSADSKEELIEQIRDLLDKHLTGVNLVFTQPIELRFNELLEGVREDIAVKLYGEDLEVLSTKVQEMAEIIQTVPGTGDVNAERTSGLPQMTVRYNRDKLAQYGLEIEKINEYINTAFAGGVAGVVFEGERRFDLVVRFDEEHRQSIEDIRTLYIDLPNGTQVPINEVADISYIPGPMQISRDDTYRRTYVGVNVRGRDVESVVNDIQAKLDAELDLPPGYYIEYGGEFENLQSAKDRLVIVVPIALFLIFVLLYFALGSFSQSIMIYMAIPLAAIGGIFALWLRDMPFSISAGVGFIVLFGVAVLNGLVLVNRFNSLKEEGVTSIKDRIFMGTKERIRPIMLTAVTDILGFMPMAFSTSAGAEVQQPLATVVIGGMLTATLLTLVVLPVLYTLIENMKNKRNNDNGFAPVPAILVVLLSIGGLIGFSTPAQAQENNSLQENFPAQTETIVQQDSLSSLSLEEAKKLAIEAFPRIRAAALEIESQQALKKTAWDLGNTQIFTGAEEINNGSGNADLGVYTQIGVQQQNIDIFGIAPRLRLQKERVALAKEALDLSILEVELEVSQAWASVYAAKNEYETLRSLDSAFTDIERAAQIRLETETISRLEYLATVNQGNEVEIQKEQAYRDYLSALQRFNLWFASDTLYTVPNVPADQFDEPISELLQPLGNHPLLNVYEQRVEVADATIRERRSQFLPKFQAQYGRQKIDGQTGFYQYQVGISIPLFFGPELGRTQSARIDREIAEANLQQTQFELKTAYAEAREEYLKWLNSWTYYQEEALPLAIEQRTGAIIAYREGAIDYVTFLQNIRDAVRIEVNAWDALGNYLDSRSQLEYYINTSE
- a CDS encoding transcriptional repressor codes for the protein MTESNNNKISPVKEVLTVCLTNRISFSGTIYGIDVKYKSKMKELEKLLTEKKVRATAMRLLVLKTLQKQKFTVSLQDLESVFEKADRITLYRTLKTFERKGLIHSIVDGTGTTKYALCEEGCECAPENMHVHFYCQNCRETFCLPKSKVPEVPLPEHFVSKEAELLVKGVCGKCSG